The Burkholderia cepacia ATCC 25416 genome includes a window with the following:
- a CDS encoding VOC family protein: MIDHLSFGVAHIDRSRTFYDSTLGALGYKRLYSDDGSIGYGETEPVLWLQHAARPIAADPDSGLHLSFKAASPVEVDAFYRAALEHGGQDNGGPGKREHYGPGYYAAFVVDPDGYRLEAHCELDNVV; the protein is encoded by the coding sequence ATGATCGATCACCTTTCCTTCGGCGTTGCCCACATCGACCGCAGCCGCACGTTCTACGACAGCACGCTCGGCGCGCTCGGCTACAAGCGGCTGTATAGCGACGACGGCTCGATCGGGTACGGCGAGACCGAGCCGGTGCTGTGGCTGCAGCATGCGGCTCGCCCCATCGCCGCCGATCCCGATTCCGGGCTGCACCTGTCGTTCAAGGCCGCGTCGCCCGTCGAGGTCGACGCGTTCTACCGCGCCGCGCTCGAGCACGGCGGCCAGGACAACGGCGGGCCCGGCAAGCGCGAGCACTACGGCCCCGGCTATTACGCGGCGTTCGTCGTCGATCCCGACGGATATCGGCTCGAAGCCCATTGCGAGCTGGACAACGTCGTCTGA
- a CDS encoding ureidoglycolate lyase produces MKLLRYGPSGQEKPGILDADGRIRDLSAHVPDLSGDVLSDAGLARLRAIDPATLPLVSGEPRIGACVGHVGKFIGIGLNYADHAAEAGMPVPKEPVVFGKWTSSICGPNDGIDIPKGSVKTDWEVELGVVIGATCKDVDEARALDYVAGYCVVNDVSEREWQIERGGQWDKGKGFDTFGPIGPWLVTRDEVPDPQRLDLWLEVDGHRYQNGNTRTMVFTVAQLIAYLSSCMTLQPGDVITTGTPPGVGMGIKPSPVFLKAGQTVRLGIDGLGEQLQSTRNAQ; encoded by the coding sequence ATGAAACTGCTTCGTTATGGCCCGTCCGGCCAGGAAAAGCCCGGTATTCTCGACGCGGACGGCCGGATTCGCGACCTGTCGGCGCATGTGCCGGATCTGTCCGGCGATGTGCTGTCCGACGCGGGTCTCGCGCGTCTGCGTGCAATCGATCCGGCCACGCTGCCGCTCGTGTCGGGCGAGCCGCGCATCGGCGCGTGCGTCGGCCATGTCGGCAAGTTCATCGGCATCGGCCTGAACTACGCCGATCACGCGGCCGAAGCCGGCATGCCGGTGCCGAAGGAGCCCGTCGTGTTCGGCAAGTGGACGAGCTCGATCTGCGGCCCGAACGACGGCATCGACATCCCGAAGGGTTCGGTCAAGACGGATTGGGAAGTCGAGCTGGGCGTCGTGATCGGCGCGACCTGCAAGGACGTCGACGAAGCGCGCGCGCTCGATTACGTCGCGGGCTACTGCGTCGTCAACGACGTGTCGGAGCGCGAATGGCAGATCGAGCGCGGCGGCCAGTGGGACAAGGGCAAGGGTTTCGACACGTTCGGCCCGATCGGCCCGTGGCTCGTCACGCGTGACGAGGTGCCCGATCCGCAGCGTCTCGACCTGTGGCTCGAGGTCGACGGCCACCGCTATCAGAACGGCAACACGCGCACGATGGTGTTCACCGTCGCGCAGCTGATCGCCTATCTGTCGAGCTGCATGACGCTGCAGCCGGGCGACGTGATCACGACGGGCACGCCGCCGGGCGTCGGGATGGGCATCAAGCCGTCGCCGGTGTTCCTGAAGGCCGGCCAGACGGTGCGCCTCGGGATCGACGGGCTCGGCGAGCAGTTGCAGAGCACGCGCAACGCGCAGTAA
- a CDS encoding IclR family transcriptional regulator: MQTTNDLLPGCDARESMGTIDRYRAPALDKGLDILELLSEQKEGLTRTEITKELGRNASEIYRMLERLVARRYVMRSTGGDRYTLSLKLFSLAHRHPPMSRLIAEALPPMQRFADSSEQSCHLSVYDRGNLLVIAQVDGPGPWGVSVRLGSRIGLADTASGRVMLSFQGAEQRAHMLAEHRKVKGEAPLNEQELAYACQSIRQAGYLRQDSRQAYGVTDLTAPILGPSGHAIAVLTCPYMRRIDAHMAPSVDAVVDGLRETAAHLSMCRTETC; the protein is encoded by the coding sequence ATGCAAACAACCAACGACCTGCTTCCCGGCTGCGACGCACGGGAATCGATGGGCACAATCGACCGTTATCGCGCACCCGCGCTCGACAAGGGTCTCGACATCCTCGAACTCCTGTCGGAGCAGAAAGAAGGCCTCACCCGCACCGAAATCACGAAGGAACTCGGCCGCAACGCGAGCGAGATCTACCGGATGCTCGAACGCCTCGTCGCGCGCCGCTACGTGATGCGCTCGACCGGCGGCGACCGCTATACGCTCAGCCTCAAGCTGTTCTCGCTCGCGCACCGGCATCCGCCGATGAGCAGGCTGATCGCCGAGGCGCTGCCGCCGATGCAGCGCTTCGCCGATTCCTCGGAACAATCGTGCCACCTGTCCGTCTACGATCGCGGCAACCTGCTCGTGATCGCGCAAGTCGACGGGCCCGGCCCGTGGGGTGTGTCGGTCCGGCTCGGCTCGCGCATCGGGCTCGCCGATACGGCATCGGGGCGGGTGATGCTGTCGTTCCAGGGCGCCGAGCAGCGCGCGCACATGCTCGCGGAGCACCGCAAGGTCAAGGGCGAAGCGCCGCTGAACGAGCAGGAACTCGCGTACGCGTGCCAGTCCATCCGGCAGGCCGGCTACCTGCGCCAGGACAGCCGCCAGGCGTACGGCGTGACCGACCTGACCGCGCCGATCCTCGGGCCGTCCGGCCATGCGATCGCGGTGCTGACCTGCCCGTACATGCGCCGGATCGATGCGCACATGGCGCCGTCGGTCGACGCGGTCGTCGATGGGTTGCGCGAAACGGCCGCCCATCTGTCGATGTGCCGCACCGAAACCTGCTGA
- a CDS encoding GNAT family N-acetyltransferase produces the protein MTVRHLDALFQPKSVAVVGASSRAGSIGAMVWSRVLDGAFQGPVWPVNPKYRDLHGHAVVADVDRLPAPPSVAVICTPPATWAGIVRKLGELGTRVAVIVGEARTDADRAALDRTLKAAKPFVLRIVGPGSLGVLSPGRHAHFGAPAYTARSGGVAWVSQSNALTNAVLGWADARGLGFSHVVALGSESDVDAGDVLDYLASDPGTRAILLELDTVRAARKFMSAARAAARNKPVLALRTGRADPGDALYTAAFQRAGMVRVDALDDLLDEIETLGVGRVTARGAATLVTSDAGVAKLAVDAVSDVRDVLADWPPAATSAVSVALPHLASPGNPLTLGDDARPEHFAAAVKALAPFPQTGTLFVVHSTSHSAPADAVAHTLIEARQYAHRGILACFFGAVDAATRDALHANGIPVHTTPQRLARAYARLVDYNLGRQLLMQTPEGTPLQPAECVASAQADARRMVEAGEHELTGEAALGWLSRFGLQGEQAAEPAGTKVVDVTVDMYDDANFGPVFRYAVPPADGVSAPFVVYGLPPLNTVLARAVMERSPYARRTPVEPTLDALTALSQVVCDVREVVAMSVTLRVLSDRAQVIAPRITLATGRSRLAIMPYPRHLEQTLEWRGETVTIRPIRPEDEAAHNELLGAMTPDDLRMRFFGAVRSFDHSQVARMTQIDYDREMAFIVSFTDVSGRDHTLAVARAVADPDNETAEFAIAVRPDQKGKGLGRLMMNRIIDYARSRGTAWMIGEALRENSAMIALAKSCGFAVSTTEEPGVVGFRMKLQP, from the coding sequence GTGACCGTTCGCCATCTCGATGCGTTGTTCCAGCCCAAGTCCGTTGCGGTCGTCGGCGCGTCGTCGCGCGCGGGCAGTATCGGCGCGATGGTATGGTCGCGCGTGCTCGACGGCGCGTTCCAGGGGCCCGTGTGGCCCGTCAATCCGAAGTATCGTGACCTGCACGGGCATGCGGTCGTTGCCGATGTCGACCGGTTGCCCGCACCGCCGTCGGTTGCCGTGATCTGCACGCCGCCCGCGACCTGGGCCGGCATCGTGCGCAAGCTCGGCGAGCTCGGCACGCGCGTGGCGGTGATCGTCGGCGAGGCGCGCACGGATGCCGATCGCGCCGCGCTCGATCGCACACTGAAGGCGGCGAAGCCGTTCGTGCTCCGTATCGTCGGGCCGGGCAGCCTCGGCGTGCTGTCGCCCGGACGGCATGCCCATTTCGGCGCACCGGCCTATACGGCGCGATCGGGCGGTGTCGCGTGGGTGTCGCAATCGAATGCGCTGACGAACGCGGTGCTCGGCTGGGCCGACGCACGGGGCCTCGGTTTTTCGCATGTCGTCGCGCTCGGCAGCGAGTCCGACGTCGATGCGGGCGACGTGCTCGACTATCTCGCGAGCGACCCCGGCACGCGCGCGATCCTGCTCGAACTCGATACCGTGCGCGCGGCGCGCAAGTTCATGTCCGCCGCCCGCGCGGCCGCGCGCAACAAGCCGGTGCTCGCCTTGCGCACCGGGCGTGCCGATCCCGGCGACGCGCTCTATACGGCGGCGTTCCAGCGCGCGGGGATGGTGCGGGTCGATGCGCTCGACGACCTCCTCGACGAGATCGAGACGCTCGGCGTCGGCCGCGTCACGGCGCGCGGCGCGGCCACGCTCGTGACGAGCGATGCCGGGGTCGCGAAACTCGCGGTCGACGCGGTGTCCGACGTGCGCGACGTACTGGCCGACTGGCCGCCCGCCGCCACGTCGGCCGTCTCGGTCGCGCTGCCGCATCTCGCGTCGCCCGGCAATCCGCTGACGCTGGGCGACGATGCGCGGCCCGAGCATTTTGCCGCGGCGGTCAAGGCGCTCGCGCCGTTCCCGCAAACGGGCACGCTGTTCGTCGTCCATTCGACTTCCCACAGCGCGCCGGCCGACGCGGTCGCGCACACGCTGATCGAAGCGCGGCAGTACGCGCATCGCGGCATCCTCGCGTGTTTCTTCGGCGCGGTCGACGCGGCGACGCGCGATGCATTGCACGCGAACGGCATTCCCGTGCACACCACGCCGCAGCGGCTCGCACGCGCGTATGCGCGTCTCGTCGACTACAACCTCGGGCGGCAACTGCTGATGCAAACGCCCGAGGGCACGCCGCTGCAGCCGGCCGAGTGCGTTGCATCCGCGCAGGCCGACGCGCGCCGGATGGTCGAAGCCGGCGAGCATGAGCTGACCGGCGAAGCCGCGCTGGGCTGGCTGTCCCGTTTCGGCCTGCAGGGCGAGCAGGCCGCCGAGCCGGCCGGCACGAAAGTCGTCGATGTCACGGTCGACATGTACGACGATGCGAACTTCGGCCCGGTGTTTCGCTATGCCGTGCCGCCCGCGGACGGCGTATCGGCGCCGTTCGTCGTCTATGGCCTGCCGCCGCTGAACACCGTGCTCGCCCGCGCGGTGATGGAACGCTCGCCGTATGCACGCCGCACACCCGTCGAGCCGACGCTCGACGCATTGACGGCGCTGTCGCAGGTCGTCTGCGACGTGCGTGAAGTCGTTGCGATGTCGGTCACGCTGCGCGTGCTGTCCGACCGTGCGCAAGTGATCGCACCGCGTATCACGCTGGCCACGGGCCGCAGCCGGCTCGCGATCATGCCGTATCCGCGCCACCTCGAACAGACGCTCGAGTGGCGCGGCGAGACGGTGACGATCCGCCCGATCCGTCCGGAAGACGAGGCCGCGCACAACGAGCTGCTCGGCGCGATGACACCGGACGATCTGCGGATGCGATTCTTCGGTGCGGTGCGCAGCTTCGATCATTCACAGGTGGCGCGCATGACGCAGATCGATTACGACCGTGAGATGGCCTTCATCGTGTCGTTCACCGATGTGTCCGGGCGCGACCACACGCTCGCGGTGGCGCGCGCGGTGGCCGATCCCGACAACGAGACGGCGGAGTTCGCGATCGCGGTACGACCCGACCAGAAGGGCAAGGGGCTTGGCCGGCTGATGATGAACCGGATCATCGACTACGCGCGTTCGCGCGGAACCGCATGGATGATCGGCGAGGCGCTGCGCGAGAACTCGGCGATGATCGCGCTTGCGAAGTCGTGCGGTTTCGCCGTGTCGACGACGGAGGAGCCCGGTGTCGTCGGCTTCAGGATGAAGCTGCAGCCGTAG
- a CDS encoding H-NS family nucleoid-associated regulatory protein, producing the protein MATYRQLTAQLERLQQKIDKEREKAIADAIADIRAKIEEYDITPEELGFRAAGAAAAAAKPKRTSPPKYLNPKTGETWSGRGRSPTWLGKNRARFLIKD; encoded by the coding sequence ATGGCGACCTACAGGCAACTGACCGCGCAGCTCGAACGGCTTCAGCAAAAGATCGACAAGGAACGCGAAAAGGCGATTGCCGATGCGATTGCCGATATCCGCGCGAAAATCGAGGAATACGACATTACGCCGGAAGAGCTCGGGTTCCGTGCGGCAGGGGCGGCCGCTGCCGCCGCGAAGCCGAAGCGTACGTCGCCGCCGAAGTACCTGAACCCGAAGACGGGTGAAACGTGGAGTGGCCGTGGACGGTCGCCGACGTGGCTCGGCAAGAATCGCGCGCGTTTCCTGATCAAGGACTGA
- a CDS encoding BON domain-containing protein has translation MKRIGIAGWLTLLLASAALAQSGDADAPEARRNWYNDPFIALSRDVAECPLPLGPWMTRAEMTDDAHYRAERGTTCWLAHRCTKPNSYMYDAPIADAVKAHFAGSDRLHGTSLWITVQRRFIYVEGCADTAFDRQALQRELEAIPDVEQVFVRITDDPRKRLPYKARGQPGRTPD, from the coding sequence ATGAAACGGATCGGCATCGCAGGATGGCTGACGCTGTTGCTGGCGAGCGCCGCGCTCGCGCAGTCCGGCGACGCCGACGCGCCCGAGGCGCGGCGCAACTGGTACAACGATCCGTTCATTGCGCTGTCGCGGGACGTGGCCGAATGCCCGTTGCCGCTCGGCCCGTGGATGACCCGGGCCGAGATGACGGACGACGCGCATTACCGTGCCGAACGCGGCACCACGTGCTGGCTCGCGCACCGCTGCACGAAGCCGAACTCCTACATGTATGACGCACCGATCGCCGACGCCGTGAAGGCACACTTCGCCGGCTCCGATCGACTGCACGGCACGAGCCTGTGGATCACGGTGCAGCGGCGTTTCATTTACGTCGAAGGATGTGCCGATACGGCGTTCGACCGGCAGGCATTGCAGCGTGAGCTCGAGGCGATTCCGGACGTCGAGCAGGTGTTCGTTCGCATCACCGACGATCCGCGCAAGCGCTTGCCGTACAAGGCGCGCGGGCAACCCGGCCGCACGCCGGACTGA
- a CDS encoding sigma-54 interaction domain-containing protein — translation MMNDWARLPVNYGDVLRRAAESLFRTFEDSSAGTVVVDRDARVVWMNERYAARFGFADPQQAVGLDCEAVIPNSLMREVVSTGQPILLDIMETGREPLVVTRLPLKNEAGETVGAIGFALFDQLKTLTPIFSRYAQLQQQLIATQRSLAQARRAKYTFASFVGTSAASLETKRQARRAAQVDSPVLLLGETGTGKELLAHAIHAASARALQPLVTVNVAAIPDTLLETEFFGAAPGAYTGADRKGRVGKFELADRGTLFLDEIGDMPLPLQGKLLRVLQDKEFEPVGSNRIVRADVRIIAATSADLPALVAAGRFRADLYYRLNVLTIHAPPLRERASDIAALVYATLEELAAQHGRAAHCELTDDALRMLCAYPWPGNVRELRNTLERALMLSDRSVIDARALAPFLGPVRVSTDGAVPAQPAAVSTVERRTGEMRAAPAASYADALAAWERQFLTDALAACDGKVVEAAARIGIGRATLYKKLAALGIDR, via the coding sequence ATGATGAACGACTGGGCCCGCCTGCCCGTCAACTACGGCGACGTGCTGCGGCGCGCCGCCGAGTCGCTGTTCAGGACCTTCGAGGATTCGAGCGCGGGCACGGTGGTCGTCGATCGCGATGCACGCGTCGTGTGGATGAACGAGCGGTATGCGGCGCGCTTCGGTTTCGCCGATCCGCAACAGGCCGTCGGCCTCGACTGCGAGGCCGTGATCCCGAACAGCCTGATGCGCGAGGTCGTGTCGACCGGGCAGCCGATCCTGCTCGACATCATGGAGACGGGCCGCGAGCCGCTCGTTGTCACGCGCCTGCCGCTGAAGAACGAGGCCGGCGAGACGGTCGGCGCGATCGGCTTCGCGCTGTTCGACCAGTTGAAGACGCTCACGCCGATCTTTTCCCGCTACGCCCAGCTTCAGCAGCAACTGATCGCGACACAGCGTTCGCTCGCGCAGGCGCGCCGCGCGAAATACACGTTCGCGAGTTTCGTCGGCACGAGTGCGGCGAGTCTCGAAACCAAGCGCCAGGCGCGCCGCGCCGCGCAGGTCGATTCGCCGGTGCTGCTGCTCGGCGAGACGGGCACCGGCAAGGAACTGCTTGCGCATGCGATCCACGCGGCGTCGGCGCGTGCACTCCAGCCGCTCGTGACGGTCAACGTTGCCGCGATTCCCGACACGCTGCTCGAAACCGAATTCTTCGGCGCGGCGCCCGGTGCGTATACGGGCGCCGACCGCAAGGGGCGCGTCGGCAAGTTCGAGCTGGCCGATCGCGGGACGCTGTTTCTCGACGAGATCGGCGACATGCCGCTGCCGCTGCAGGGCAAGCTGCTGCGCGTGCTGCAGGACAAGGAGTTCGAGCCGGTCGGCTCGAACCGGATCGTGCGCGCGGACGTCCGGATCATCGCGGCCACGAGCGCCGACCTGCCGGCGCTGGTCGCAGCCGGGCGTTTTCGCGCGGATCTCTATTACCGTCTGAACGTGCTGACGATCCACGCGCCGCCGCTGCGCGAGCGCGCCTCCGACATCGCGGCGCTCGTCTACGCAACCCTCGAGGAACTGGCCGCGCAACACGGGCGCGCGGCCCATTGCGAACTGACCGACGATGCGCTGCGGATGCTGTGTGCGTATCCGTGGCCGGGCAACGTGCGCGAGTTGCGCAATACGCTCGAGCGCGCGCTGATGCTGTCGGACCGGTCGGTGATCGATGCGCGTGCGCTCGCGCCGTTCCTTGGGCCGGTGCGCGTATCGACGGACGGTGCAGTACCGGCGCAGCCGGCGGCCGTGTCGACGGTCGAGCGGCGCACGGGCGAAATGCGGGCTGCACCGGCCGCGTCGTATGCCGATGCATTGGCGGCGTGGGAGCGCCAGTTCCTGACCGATGCGCTCGCGGCTTGCGACGGCAAGGTGGTGGAAGCGGCCGCGCGCATCGGGATCGGCCGCGCGACGCTGTACAAGAAGCTGGCGGCGCTGGGCATCGACCGGTAG
- a CDS encoding GntP family permease — MSFVIVLAALAFLMFAAYRGYSVILFAPIAALGAVLLTEPAAVAPVFSGIFMEKMVGFVKLYFPVFMLGAVFGKVIELSGFSESIVHAAIRYIGRSRANAVIVAVCALLTYGGVSLFVVVFAVYPFAAELYRQSNIPKRLMPGAIALGAFSFTMDSLPGTPQIQNIIPTTFFKTTAWAAPALGTIGSLFIIVVGLTYLEWRRRSAMAKGEGYGTSLVNEPERVEAKSLPNPALAILPLILVGVSNFAFTKLIPQWYGAASYTVAPEVLPGVHAPVTTSIKTVVAIWSVEAALLLGIVLVVLTAFKRVSGRFADGSKAAVAGALLAAMNTASEYGFGGVIAALPGFLVVSDALKSIPNPLVNAAVSVSSLAGITGSASGGMSIALAAMSDLFIKGAQAANIPLDVLHRVVAMASGGMDTLPHNGAVITLLAVTGLTHRESYRDIFAVTIIKTLAVFFVIAVYYMTGLV, encoded by the coding sequence TTGTCTTTCGTGATCGTCCTCGCCGCGCTGGCGTTCCTGATGTTCGCCGCGTATCGCGGCTACAGCGTGATCCTGTTCGCGCCGATCGCCGCGCTCGGCGCGGTGCTCCTGACCGAACCCGCCGCCGTCGCACCGGTCTTCTCCGGCATCTTCATGGAGAAGATGGTCGGATTCGTCAAACTGTATTTCCCGGTGTTCATGCTCGGCGCGGTATTCGGCAAGGTGATCGAACTTTCCGGGTTCTCCGAGTCGATCGTCCACGCGGCGATCCGCTACATCGGCCGCTCACGCGCGAATGCGGTGATCGTCGCGGTGTGCGCGCTGCTCACCTATGGCGGTGTGTCGCTGTTCGTCGTGGTGTTCGCGGTCTATCCGTTCGCGGCCGAACTCTATCGCCAGAGCAACATCCCGAAACGGCTGATGCCCGGCGCGATCGCGCTCGGCGCGTTCTCGTTCACGATGGATTCGCTGCCCGGCACGCCGCAGATCCAGAACATCATCCCGACCACGTTCTTCAAGACGACCGCCTGGGCCGCGCCCGCGCTCGGCACGATCGGCTCGCTGTTCATCATCGTCGTCGGCCTCACGTATCTCGAATGGCGCCGCCGTTCGGCGATGGCAAAGGGTGAAGGCTACGGCACGTCGCTCGTCAACGAACCGGAGCGCGTCGAGGCGAAGTCGCTGCCGAATCCCGCGCTCGCGATCCTGCCGCTGATCCTCGTCGGCGTGTCGAACTTCGCATTCACGAAGCTGATTCCGCAGTGGTACGGCGCCGCGTCGTACACGGTCGCGCCGGAAGTGCTGCCCGGCGTGCACGCGCCGGTCACGACGTCGATCAAGACCGTCGTCGCGATCTGGTCGGTCGAGGCTGCGCTGCTGCTCGGCATCGTCCTGGTCGTGCTGACCGCGTTCAAACGCGTCAGCGGGCGCTTCGCAGACGGCTCGAAGGCCGCCGTCGCCGGTGCGCTGCTCGCCGCGATGAACACCGCGTCGGAGTACGGCTTCGGCGGCGTGATCGCGGCGCTGCCGGGCTTCCTCGTCGTCAGCGATGCCCTGAAGAGCATCCCGAACCCGCTCGTCAACGCGGCCGTGTCGGTCAGCTCGCTCGCCGGCATCACGGGCTCGGCGTCGGGCGGCATGAGCATCGCGCTCGCCGCGATGTCGGACCTGTTCATCAAGGGCGCGCAGGCCGCCAATATCCCGCTGGACGTGCTGCACCGGGTCGTCGCGATGGCGAGCGGCGGCATGGACACGCTGCCGCACAACGGCGCGGTGATCACACTGCTCGCGGTCACGGGCCTCACGCACCGCGAGTCGTATCGCGACATCTTCGCGGTCACGATCATCAAGACGCTCGCGGTGTTCTTCGTGATCGCCGTGTACTACATGACGGGGCTCGTGTAA
- a CDS encoding DUF4148 domain-containing protein, with amino-acid sequence MNPLLRTLALAAAFAAPVAAQAQATSPLTRAEVHSEVVALRKAGFQPSDWFYPASIQAAEAKIARQQGASRAAGAGYGNRGVSATGQ; translated from the coding sequence ATGAACCCGCTGCTCCGTACACTCGCCCTCGCTGCCGCATTCGCCGCTCCCGTCGCCGCGCAGGCGCAAGCCACCTCGCCGCTCACGCGCGCCGAAGTTCATTCCGAAGTGGTTGCACTGAGAAAAGCCGGCTTCCAGCCGAGCGACTGGTTCTACCCTGCCAGCATCCAGGCCGCCGAAGCGAAGATCGCCCGGCAGCAAGGTGCGTCGCGGGCCGCAGGCGCCGGCTACGGCAATCGCGGCGTGTCCGCCACGGGCCAATAG
- a CDS encoding 5-carboxymethyl-2-hydroxymuconate Delta-isomerase: MPAGVFPDTDEATDPMPHLTLEYSANLDGFDAGATLRALNAALAASGHFDERDIKSRALRLDTFAVGTSPAPRAFVHAKLAVLSGRPTDVKREFSERVLAELKRHVVAPPGMHLQLSAEILELERESYAKAVIEPR; the protein is encoded by the coding sequence ATGCCGGCCGGCGTGTTTCCCGATACCGACGAGGCCACCGACCCCATGCCCCACCTGACGCTCGAATATTCTGCGAACCTCGACGGGTTCGACGCCGGCGCGACACTGCGCGCGCTCAATGCCGCGCTTGCCGCGTCCGGCCATTTCGATGAGCGCGATATCAAGAGCCGCGCGCTGCGGCTCGATACATTTGCAGTCGGCACGTCGCCGGCGCCGCGCGCGTTCGTCCACGCGAAGCTCGCGGTGCTGAGCGGCCGCCCGACTGACGTCAAGCGGGAATTCTCGGAGCGGGTGCTGGCGGAACTGAAGCGGCACGTCGTCGCGCCGCCCGGCATGCACCTGCAACTGTCCGCGGAAATACTGGAACTGGAGCGCGAGTCCTACGCGAAAGCGGTCATCGAGCCGCGCTGA